TGCGCGCCTTCGAGAACGTCGAAGACTATTTCCGTCGCTAGCTAAGGAACAGGCCCGAATGAGCGTTGATCCCCACCTGTCCGGCCTTTCCGGCACCGTCGTCCACGACGTGGTCGTGCCCGCGCGGGCGCCTTGGCTGTATCATGTCGCGGCCGGCCAGACCCTCCGAATCATTGATCTGGAGGGCAACCAGGCCGTCGATTTTCTTCTCTACGCCGCCGACGATGATGCGGAACGCTACAGCGCGCAGGACACGGTTGCAGCGCAAGGCAATCTGTTCCTTCGCGAGGGGACGGTGCTGCGATCGAATGAAGGCCGGCCGATGATGACCATCGCCGCCACTTCGGTCGACTATCACGACACGATCGGCGGCGCATGCTCGTGTGAATCCAACACGCTGCGTTATGGTCATCACACCAAGGCCGAGCATGCCTGTGTGGAAAACTTCCTCGAAGCGAACCTCTCCGAAGGGAGAGGCAAGCGCGACATAGTCTCCAACATCAATTTCTTCATGAACGTGCCGGTCGAAGAGGACGGCTCACTCGGGATCGTCGACGGGATATCCGCGCCCGGGCTGACCGTGGACCTGCGCGCGGAGATGGATGTCATCGTCGTCGTCTCCAACTGCCCGCAGATCAATAATCCCTGCAACGGGTTCAACCCAACGCCCGTGCGCATGATCGTGACCGCATGACCTTCCATACCGTTCTGATCGCCAACCGGGGTGCGATCGCTACCCGCATCATCCGCACGCTGCGGCGCATGGGCCTGCGCTCGGTCGCGGTATATTCCGAAGCGGATGAGGGCTCGCTCCACGTTTCTCAGGCGGACGAGGCTGTTTGCATCGGCAGCGCGCGGGCATCGGAGAGCTATCTCAATATCGCCGCGATCTTGGAAGCGGCACGCAGGACGGGCGCCGGCGCGATCCATCCGGGATATGGCTTCCTCGCGGAGAATGTGGACTTCGCGGAGGCCTGCGCTGCCGCCGGCATCGTGTTCATCGGCCCCACACCGGACAATATTCGTACCTTCGGCCTGAAGCACAGCGCACGCGCGCTCGCCGCCGCCCATGACGTTCCGCTAGCGCCTGGCACGGACCTGCTCACGGATGAAGCCGAAGCGGTGCTGGCCGCGCAGGATATCGGTTTCCCGGTGATCCTGAAGGCGACCGCGGGTGGCGGCGGCATCGGCATGCGTATCTGTGAGGACCAGGAGGCCGTCCGCGAAGGATTCGCCGCCGTGGCCCGCCAAGGCCTGGGCAATTTCGGCGATGCGGGCGTCTTCCTTGAGCGGTATGTCAGGCGAGCCCGGCACATCGAGGTGCAGATATTCGGCGATGGCAAGGGCCGGATCATGCCGCTGGGCGAACGCGATTGTTCGCTTCAGCGCCGCAACCAGAAAGTCGTTGAGGAGGCGCCGGCACCGTTGCTGCCCGATACTGTGCGCCATGACCTCATCGCGGCCGCCGTCCGGCTTGGCGAGGCGGCGCAATACCGGTCGGCGGGTACGGTCGAGTTCCTCTACGACGCCGGGCGTGAAGAGTTCTTCTTCCTGGAGATGAACACCCGCCTCCAGGTCGAGCACGGTGTCACCGAGGAAGTGATGGGCATCGACCTCGTCGAATGGATGATCCGCGGTGGGGCCGAGGATTTCGCCTTCCTCGATGCCGAGCCGCCCAGGCCGCAGGGACATTCCGTCCAGGTCCGCCTTTATGCGGAAGATCCGGCGCTCGACTATCGCCCCACGTCCGGCACGCTGACCGCCGTCGAATTTCCCGCCGACATCCGGGTCGAGACATGGTGCATGGCGGGCAGCACGGTCAGCGCCTGGTACGACCCGATGCTGGCAAAGTTGATCGTACACGCGCCGACCCGCGCGGAAGCGGTTCTAGCCGCGCAGGCGGCCGTCGGGCAAAGCCGCGTGGACGGCATGGAGACGAACCTGCGATGGCTCCGCGACGTGGTGCGATCGCCGGCATTCGTCAGTGGCGAGGTTTCGACCCGCGTCCTTGACGATATCGCCTACAGCCCGCGCAGCATCCGAGTGATCACCGGCGGCACGGCGACCACCGTGCAGGATTGGCCGGGCCGACAAAGGCTTTGGGCGGTTGGGGTCCCGCCATCCGGGCCGATGGACGACCAGTCCTTTCGTCTCGGCAACCGGTTGCTCGGAAACCCTGAAGGAACGGCGGGCCTGGAGGTCACCTTCACAGGCCCGACACTGTCCTTTATCGCGCCTGCGCGCATCTGCATGACGGGGGCGGACTTCGGCGCGACGCTGGATGGCGTTCCGCTTCCGCGCGGCGCGGCGATCGATGTCGGTGCGGGGCAGACGCTGGTCCTTGGCCGCGCCTCGGGCGGCGGCATGCGGGGCTATTTGCTCGTCGCGGGCGGGTTCGACATCGCGCCTTATCTCGGCAGCCGCAGCACGTTCGAGCTAGGCCAGTTCGGCGGCCATGCCGCCCGCCGGCTGTTGGCTGGCGACACGCTGCATCTGGCTGGCGAAGCGACCGAGGAGCCTCTCCCTTCGGTGAAACTCCCCGATCTGTCGACTGACTGGACCATAAGAGTCCTTTATGGCCCGCACGGCGCCCCCGACTTCTTCACGGACGAGGATATCGACGTGATCGTGGCTGCCGAGTGGCAGGTCCATTACAACAGCAATCGTACCGGCGTCCGCCTTGTCGGACCCAAGCCGCGATGGGCCCGCGCGGATGGCGGCGAGGCGGGCCTGCACCCCTCCAACATCCACGATAATCCCTATGCGATCGGCGCCGTCGACTTCACCGGCGACATGCCGATCATCCTCGGCCCGGACGGCCCATCTCTCGGCGGTTTCGTCTGCCCCTTCGTGGTCATTGCCGCCGATCGCTGGAAGATCGGCCAGCTGGTCCCCGGCGACAAGATCCGTTTCGAACCGGTCAACATCGGCGATGCGACCATGGCGGACACCTTGCAGCGCAAGCTGATCGCAACGGGTATGATGCCCGGGTTGGGTTCCGCCCGGCCCCTGGACACACTTTCCCCCATTCTTGCCGAGATCGCCGAACGGCCGCGCAGCCCGCGAACCGTCTATCGCCAGCAGGGCGACCGGAACATTCTCGTCGAATATGGGCCGATCGTGCTGGACATCGAGCTCCGCATTCGGGTGCACGCTCTGATGACGGAGCTGGAGCGGCTCGCGTTGCCCGGCATCGTCGATATCGTGCCAGGCATCCGCTCGCTGCAGGTCCATTTCGATGGTGCGGTGATGAACCAGCGTGCCGCGCTGGCCGCGCTGATCGCCGCCGAGGAGCGGCTAGGGGACCTTGAGGACTTCACCATCCCCTCTCGCATCGTCCATCTTCCGCTGAGCTGGCGCGATCCGGCGACGATCGAGACGATCGAGAAATACATGGGCGCGGTCCGGGCCGACGCGCCTTGGTGCCCGGACAACATCGAATTCATCCGGCGGATCAATGGCCTGCCCGACGTCGCTGCGGTCGAGAACCTGATCTTTGAGGCGAACTACCTCGTGCTGGGCCTTGGCGATGTCTATCTCGGTGCGCCCGTAGCAACGCCGGTCGATCCGCGGCACCGACTCGTCACGACCAAATATAATCCCGCCCGTACCTGGACGCCGCCCAACGTCGTAGGCATCGGCGGTGCCTATATGTGCATCTATGGCATGGAAGGTCCGGGCGGCTATCAGCTCTTCGGCCGAACCATTCAGGTCTGGAACACCCATCGCCAGACCGACGCCTTTATCGAAGGAAAACCGTGGCTGCTGCGGTTCTTCGATCAAATCCGCTTCTATCCCGTGAGTGCGGATGAACTCACCGACTGGCGCCGCGACTTTCCAACCGGCCGGCGCTCGATCCGAATCGAGGAATCGGAATTCCGTCTCACCGATTACCGCGCCTTCCTCGCGCAGAATGCGGAGCCGATTGCAACTTTCGAAGCGCAGCGACAGGTCGCGTTCGAGGAGGAGCGCAGCGAGTGGCAGCGGCGTGGCGAGTTCGACCGGATCACCGACCTGACTGAGGCCGAGGCGCCTCAGGCCGGTCTCGTCGATATCCCCGATGGCGCCGACCTGGTCGAGGCGCCTTTCGGCGGGAGCGTCTGGAAGCTGCTCGTTGCGGTCGGAGACGAAGTGAAGGCCGGCGATACGATCGCCGTTCTCGAAGCGATGAAGATGGAATGCGCTGTCGGCAGTCCCACGGCGGGAACGGTCGCGGCGCTTTACGTCCGGGAGACCCAGTCGCTCCAACCCGGCGCGCCGATGGTGGCGCTTACGAGGCATATATGACCATGGTGGATCGTCGCGGCGCGGTCGCGATCGCGGCCGCCGTCAACGCGGGGCGGACGAGCGCTGTCGCGGTGGCCGAGGAGACGATGGCGCGCATCGTCTCCTATGATGCCGTGCAGCCGCAGATCTGGATCAGCCGGGCGACACCGGAAGAACTCATCGTGGCGGCCCGCGCCGTCGATGCGCGCGTGGCGGCCGGAGACGTCCTGCCACTGGCCGGCGTCCCGTTCGCGGTGAAGGACAATATCGATGTCGCGGGGTTCGAGACCACGGCTGCCTGCCCAGCGTTCGCCTATCATCCCAATGTCTCCGCCACGGTCGTAGAGCGGTTGCTGACGGCCGGCGCCCTGTGCGTCGGCAAGACCAATCTCGATCAGTTCGCCACTGGCCTGAACGGCACGCGCAGCCCCTATGGTAGTCCTCGCAACGCCTATAATCTCGCTTATGTCAGCGGCGGATCGAGCGCGGGCTCGTCGGTCGCAGTGGCGGCCGGGCTGGTGCCTTTCGCGCTTGGGACCGATACTGCCGGTTCGGGCCGCGTTCCTGCGGCCTTTCAGCATCTGATCGGCTTCAAGCCGAGCAAGGGTCGCTGGAGCACGCGCGGCCTGGTGCCGGCATGCCGCACGCTCGACTGCATCACTGTTTTTACCGACGATACAGCGGACGCCCGCCTCGTCGATCAGGTGATAGCGGCCTTCGATCCGGCCGACCCCTATTCCAAGGCGCTGGCGAACCGACCGCTCGGGCGCAAGACCGTCGGCGTCCCGCGCCGTGACCAGCGTGTCTGGTTCGGCGATGCCGAATCCGAATATCTCTACGACAGCGCATTGGAGAAGCTCGCGGGCCTGGCGGACGTCGTCGAGATCGACATGGCGCCGCTCAAAGAGACCGCGCAGCTCCTGTATAGCGGCCCCTGGGTGGCCGAACGGACCGCCGCCATGGCGGGCATTCTGGCCGACAATCCCGAGGCCGTCGATGCGACTGTCCGCGCCGTGGTCGAGCCGGGTGCGGCGATGAGCGCCGTCGATCTGTTCAACGGCATCTATCGCCTGGCCGAGCTCAAGCGCAATGCCGACACGCTCTGGAGAGAAATCGACATGCTGGCGTTCCCGACGACCGGCACGACCTACCGCGTCGCGGAGCTTCTGGCGGCGCCAGTCGCGCTCAACAGCAATCTTGGCCTCTACACCAATTTCGTGAACCTGCTGGACATGGCCGCCGTCGCCGTACCGGCCGGGATCCGCACCAATGCCACCGGCTTTGGCATCACGCTGATCGGCCCGGCGGACAGCGACGTCGCGTTGCTGGACGCGGCGGATGCGTACATCTCCGCAGCGGATCTTTCGTCACCACCACCACTCGACCTGGAGGGTAAAATGCAGACCGTGAAACTCGCCGTTGTCGGCGCTCATCTGAAGGATATGCCGCTTCATTGGCAACTTACCTCCCGGGAGGCCAAGTTCGTCGGCGCTTTCGACACCGCGCCGACCTACCGGCTCTACGCCATGGCGGACAGCGTGCCGCCCAAGCCCGCGCTGGTGCATAGCGAGGATGGCGGGGCGATCGCAGTCGAGGTCTATGAGCTGGGCGTAGCCGAATTCGGCAGCTTCGTCGCCGAGGTGCCGGCACCGCTCGCGATCGGCACGGTGACGCTGGCCGATGGCAGTAGCGTGAAGGGCTTCGTCGCCGAGCCGCGCGCGCTGACCAATGCCGAGGACATCACCAGCCTCGGCGCGTGGCGCACCTACATCGCGCAGCGCGGTTGACGGTGCACCGAAGGCCGCCACCAGAGGCGAAAGGGGAAGTTATGCAAAAGCTTAGGGGAATGGTCATGGCGGCGGCAGCGGGCTGCACCTCGATTGCGTCTGCTGCAGGAGCACAGACCGAGCAGGTCATAACCGTGCCCGGATTCGCTGACTTTCTGGCGGTCGATGGCGATACGGTCTGGACGACGAATGCTGGACGGGTCGAGCGCTGGTCCAGACAGGGCAAGCTTGCCGAGGTGGCCATGTCGAAGCCCTGCGGCGCGATGACCATATTTCGCCATGCCCTGTGGGTCGCCGACTGCAAGGACGGCACAATCGTTCGGATCGACACGCGCACGGCGCAGAAGATCGCCACGATCCCCACCGGGATCGCCAATCCTGCCGGGGAGCTCAACGTGGTGGCAGGGGCGGGATCGATTTGGGTCGCAAGCGACGAAAAGGGCGTGGTGGCCCGTATCGATCCCCGGAGCAACCGCGTGACGGCGTCGATCACGGTGGATCCCGGAACCTATTATCTCGCATTCGGCCATGGGTCGCTCTGGGCAGTCAGCAGCAAAGGCCAATCCGTTCAGCGCATCGATCCGCGGACGAACACGGTCGTCAAGCGCACCAGTCTGGGCAAGGAACCCGGCTTCCTTGCTGCCGGCGCGGGCGCGGTTTGGGTCCAGGAGCAGGGCGACGGCACCGTCGCTCGCATCGATCCGCGGAGCGGCGAGATATCCGGCCGCGTCAAGGTCGGCGCGGCGCTGAAATATGGGGACATCGACACGGGTGGCCGAATGGTGTGGCTGCGGACCACCGAGGATCAAACCTTCGCCGTGATCGATCCGAAAACACTGACGGTTCGTACCCGTGTGGGAAAGCCGGAAGGTAGCGGCGCGCTACGCTACACGCACGCGGGCCTGTGGACGTCGGCCCATGATGTCCACACGCTAACCTGGTGGCCCAAGCCTGCGCAGTTCAAAAAATGAGCCGTCCGCAGCCCGGACTCCGGGCTGCGGAACGAGGCTGAGAGTTTAGCGCGCGGACGCCAAGTGGACCGGCGAAGCGATCGCGGCATGCGCAGTGCGGGTTTCGATCTGGGCGCGGACATCCGCAATCACTGCGGTGCGGCAGTCTTGCGCCTGACGTTCGAGGGCAAGGTGCACGCTCGCGAGACGCTCGCCACATACCGCGCGCGCGGCCTGATCCATACGGATGGCGAGGCGCTGTTGCCCGTCGGCGGTCGAGAGATCGAGCCCCTTGAGATTGAGCGTCGCCTTGTCCTGGGCGAAGGGATTGTCAGTGGCGCCTGCGGATGCTGAGGTCGCCAGGGCGAATGCGGCCAGGGCCATGAGGCCAATTTTCATCATCTTCTCCTATACGGAACGGGTGTCGCTCTCCGGCGACTGCCGCTCACATAGTGCCAGGCAATGAAAGTTACAATACTGAACAGAGGTTTGTGATTTTATTACTTATCGAGGACCCGAGTATTACTTGGCGCTGACGACCAGCGAAGCAAGATTCTCGACCTGTCCTAGCAATCCGATCGGCAGATCCACCTCCGCCGTGGTGTCAGTCCGGGTTTCGGCGTCGGCCACCGAAATGGTGATCGTCCTTGCAAAGGGGGCGGACCATTCGCGCACGGTATCGACCGGCACGCGGACGCGCCATTTGCGCGCCCCGTCGGTGGAAACCGCGCGCCCGTTGATGCTCACCGCAGATGCCGTGTTCGCACGGCGCCCCGTCACGAGCAGGCAACTTCCGGCCTCGCAGGCGACCAGCCGCGTTCTGGGCTCGGTCGCGGCATATGCTGACGAGGAGAAGCCGGCGACAAGGCCGGCGACTGCAGCCAGGTCGAATGTCCGCTTGCGAGAGTATGAAGGCATGGGCATGGCGCGCGCTCCTTTCAGTCGAGATCGATGCCGGCGTTTTCGAAGAAGCGTTGGACCGGCTCCAGAACCGCCGCGTGCCGCTTCCACCGCGCAACCGAGTCCTGGTAAATCGGTCGGCGGACCTGCGCGGCGCTCGGGGTCGAGACGGGGGCCTGGTTGGTATGGAACGACAGGCAGTCGTCCGACCATGCGAGTCCGCAATGGGCCAGGAGCTGCCGGGTTTCCTCTTCCTGGTCGGCGACCAGATCCTCGTAACGCACTTCGATCACGCGGCCGGGCAGGGCCTTGCGCCACAGGCTCATTAGCCGATCGAAGCGGGCATAATAGGCGGCGATGTCGAGAAGGTCGTAGCTATAGTCGTAGTAGCGCGAGCTGACCGCAAACAGGTTGCGAAAATTGCTGAGCACGGTGTCCATGGGATGGCGGCGCAGGCAGACGATCGTGGCCGAGGGCAGCGCCTGCGCGATGAGCCCCGCATAAAGAAAATTGCCCGGAAACTTGTCCGTGAACCTGAGGGCGGGGTCGCGTCGGTGGTGACGTGCACGCTGCAGATAGTCGCGCCCGACCGCCCCCATATCGCTGATCGCAGCCGCGGCGATCGTTTCGGGGTCAATGACCGTCGGGCTGCGTGTGCCCGCCGCCTTCTTCACCGCGAGAGGCATGGCCTGTAACTCGCCCGCGCTTTCGACGTCCGGATGCGACGAGAGGATACGGTCGACCAGCGTCGTGCCGGTGCGCGGCATGCCGATGATGAAGATCGGTGCGTCGGAGGGCGGCTCGGGGGCGGGCGGCGACGCCTGCTTCAGCCAGTTCGCTTCGATTGCGTCGAACACCGCGGCATCACGTGCGAAGGCGTAAGGCAGCGTCCTGCGATGTTCGGCATTCGCGGCACAAAGCCTGTCCAGCGCCTCGTCCGGCTGGCCGATATCCTCCAGCTCCTTCGCCATTGCATAGCCGAGCAGCAGTCTCCCGTGCCCGTCCCGCGACCCGGCATGTGTTCGAACGAGCCGCTCGAGGTGATTTCGCTCCAGCGTCTGCTTGCGCAGCCCGGCGAGGAGATGATGGGCGCGGGCATCACCCGGCGCCAGCGCGATCAGCGTCTCCAGCGCGGCGTCTGCCTCGTCGGTCCGGCCCAGAAAGTTGAAGGTCGCCGCCAAATTGTAGCGATATTCGGTGTTTCGGGGTTCTAGCCGCACCGCTTCGGTAAAATGGGTGAGCGCAGCCAGGTGGTCGCCGAGGCGGGCATAGACGCAGCCCATCGTATCGCGGCTGAGCGCATCGCTGGGTAGCGCCTGCTCGGCATCGTGGAGCGTCGCGGCCGCATCGCCGTCGCGGCGAATAAGCGTGAAGAGCTTGGCCAGCTGCGCACGGTATTCGCCCTGCGGATCGAGCGCCACCGCCTTGCCAACATGCTGGATTCCGGTCTGAACGCGCCCGGCGCTCGATTCTGCGATGCCGAGGAGAAAGTGGCCTTCGGCGTCCTTGGGATCTTCGGCCACCAGCATCGCGGCAAACTGGTGGGTCGCATTGACATCACCCCGGGAAAGCGCGCGCCGCGCCGCGCTGATCTGCCCCGAGCGCGCGGCTGTCATGCGGTGGCCGTGCCTTTCACGCTATCCCGGGCATCGCCGGCAGGGATATCGCCAAGCTCCAGCGGTCCGCTCGCAGGTAGTCCATTGGTAGACCCGGATGCTGCCCGTCGGGTCTTGTAGGCATCGATCATCGACTGGAACGGGAACAGTGTCTGCTCCCGGATCGACAAGCGCTTGCGATCGTCCTGACCCACGAACACGCCTTCGCCGTCGCGACAGGTGCCGAATATGCGATCAAGCAGGATCAGCGAATTGCCGTAGTTGGACCGGGTGCTGTCATAGTCGGTCGAATGATGCAGGCTGTGGTGCCGGATCGTCGTGAAGAAGAACGAATACCAGATCGGCGGGTCGGCGCGCACATTGGCATGGGCGAACGTCGACACAACAGCCGTGGTACCGAATGCAGCGAACATGGCAGTTTTATCCAGGTCGAACAGTGCAATCACGCTGAGGGTGATGAGAAAGAGCTCGATGGGATTACCGACGGCGCCCTTTGCGGCATTCAACTGCGTGATGTGATGATGCGGCGCATGGGTCAGCCAGAATGGATGCCAATTATGCATCAGCCGGTGCATCCAGTATTGGCCGAACTCGATAAGGAAGATCACCAGGGCGACCTGCGCGAGCCAGGGCAGATGCATGGCCCATTCGGTGGAAATGCCCAGTGAAGCCTTGATGGCCGTCAAAGGGTCTTCGGCCACCTTCTCGGCGATCCACGATATTACGGTTGCACTCAGGACGACATAAAACAGGTCCGTGAAGAACTCCTGCCTGTTCATGCGCCACCCGGCATGCCGCTCGTTGACCAGCTCGAGCAGCAGGACCGTTATTGTGATGAGGGGCGACACCCCGACCAGCGTCCATGGGTTCTTGAGCAACGCCTCGGGACCGAATGCCCAGAACATCAGCACCATCGCAATCATCGCGGGCGGAATCAGGTTGAAGACCTTGTTCTTCATGCTTTGCATCGCGGCAGCTCCGTCAGAGCTTCTACTCTGCGTTGCGATGCGTCATGATGGCAGGGGCAAACTTACGATGAAAGGCATAGATTGATCCTATGACCTATGCTGCGCGCGGATACGCCTGATGACCTCGTCCCAAAAAAGCTGCGTTGCGGTGTCCCGCGCCGGCTGGGAGCGTGCGAGGAGAAAAATATCGTAGAACGGCTCGAAGTCGGCATGGAGCATCGGCCAGAGCTTCCCCTTGGCCACATCATCCTCGGCAACATAGATCGGGAGGAACCCGATGCCAACCCCGTGAACGATCAAGCGACGCGCCTCGTTTATGTCCTCCGCCAGCCCGTTTACCTTTGTGCCCAGCCGATAACGACGACGCAGCTGGGTGATCAATTCGATCTCGTCATCGCCGGTCAGCACGAACCCCTCATCCTTGAGTTCGTTGAACCGGCTCGCGCGATAGCCAAAATAGGGATGGCTCCGCGCACAATAGAGCTGCTGGCGCTCCACGAGCAACGGCTCGTACATCAGACTTCCGCGGACGCCGTTGTCGTAGCCGACGCCAATCTCCACTTCGCCCCGCTCGAGCGCATCGAGCACCTGACGCCACGGCGAAACCCGGATCTCGATGTGGATTTCGGGATTGCGCCGGTGAAAGCTGGCAATGGCCTCGTCGAACTCGATCGACACAAGCCCGGATACGATCTGGATGCGGACAATGCCTTCGACGCGCTTGGTCGCTTGCGCGATCTGGTGCGGCATCATCCTGGCCGATTCCAGCATGTCCTCGCACAGTGCCATCATCGCCTTGCCCGCCGCAGTCATCTCTACGCCGGTGGCGGTGCGGCGCAGGAGGCTGGCTCCGACATGCTCCTCGAGCCGTTTGAGCGCGGCGCTGATGCTCGGCTGCTGTCGGTTGAGTTGCCGTGCGGCCGCCCCGATGCCGCCGGCGCGGACGATGTCCACGAAGGTCCGCATCAGGTTCCAGTCGACACGGCTCGCGAATTTCTTGTCGGTGAACGGCGTCGGATCGCTCATGCATCGCCTTTCCTTGCCCGGTCGATCTGCCACCGGGGTGTGCCTGCGCAATCACGGATCGCACGGGATCATCGCATGGCCATAGATCAGATTGATGCAAAACATAATATCGCCGTGTCTGCCCCTATGTCTGCTCCGACCCGGTTATCAGCGGCGGAAATGACCGAGTTCCACCTTCTCAAGGTCCTCGACATCTCGATGCCCGCAGCGACCGCTCAGTGGCCTTCCGGCCGTCGCCCGCAACCATCGGGTGCAGAACGGAAGCACAAGGGCTCACGAATGCTAGGGCATAGGCAGCATCTATGGGCTATATACAATAATGACGTCTGGCGTGATGGGTCCGTGTTCACGATGCTGAATTGATATTACGCCCAATGGGCTGCGGACATCCTCTTCGTCCCATGGCGTGCCGGACAAGACCGCAAGAGACCGGGCAAGCATTTGCGAAGGGCAGGCGTATGGATGGAGTTCGTGTAGGTAAAAGGCTGATAGGCACCCAGGCACCGGTCACAGTGGGATGGGAAAACATACCCCGGGTGGAAGGCGGCCCGGTCAAACAGTTCGTATTCACCTGGTTCCAGCCCACGATGCTGTTCGCGCTGATCGCGTTCTGGTATTATGCGCCCAACTCCATCGCCAAGGCATCAACCGCTGTTGGCATCGGGATCGGCTTCAAGGTGCTGCTGCTGGCGCTCGAATGGGTTAACCCGCGCTACGAGAGCTGGCGCCTGACCTGGAAGGAACTGGCCACCGACCTGTTCTATGTCGGGCTCGGCTATACACTGCTCAACCTGATCGAGAGCTATATCGGCAGCGATGCCGTGATTGAAGCTGTCCAGCACGGTTTCAACTGGGACAAGTTGGCGTGGTTCTTGGGCTTGCCGCTGCTGGTGCAGGCCTTCCTGATCTCGTTCAGTTTCGATTTCGGGCAATATTGGATGCATCGCGGGATGCATAACTGGTACCCGCTGTGGCTGCCCCATTCGGTGCACCACTACATCACCCAATTGAACATCAACAAGGGTGCGGTCGGCAATCCGGTGGAGCTCTTTCTGATCGGGCTCGGCATCGGCGGCTTCTTCGACTTCCTGCCGCGCGCCGCCCTGCTCGCCGGCGCGATAGGCCTGGCGGTCGGAACCTACCAGCACATCAATGT
This portion of the Sphingomonas sp. So64.6b genome encodes:
- a CDS encoding sterol desaturase family protein, which produces MQSMKNKVFNLIPPAMIAMVLMFWAFGPEALLKNPWTLVGVSPLITITVLLLELVNERHAGWRMNRQEFFTDLFYVVLSATVISWIAEKVAEDPLTAIKASLGISTEWAMHLPWLAQVALVIFLIEFGQYWMHRLMHNWHPFWLTHAPHHHITQLNAAKGAVGNPIELFLITLSVIALFDLDKTAMFAAFGTTAVVSTFAHANVRADPPIWYSFFFTTIRHHSLHHSTDYDSTRSNYGNSLILLDRIFGTCRDGEGVFVGQDDRKRLSIREQTLFPFQSMIDAYKTRRAASGSTNGLPASGPLELGDIPAGDARDSVKGTATA
- a CDS encoding LysR family transcriptional regulator gives rise to the protein MSDPTPFTDKKFASRVDWNLMRTFVDIVRAGGIGAAARQLNRQQPSISAALKRLEEHVGASLLRRTATGVEMTAAGKAMMALCEDMLESARMMPHQIAQATKRVEGIVRIQIVSGLVSIEFDEAIASFHRRNPEIHIEIRVSPWRQVLDALERGEVEIGVGYDNGVRGSLMYEPLLVERQQLYCARSHPYFGYRASRFNELKDEGFVLTGDDEIELITQLRRRYRLGTKVNGLAEDINEARRLIVHGVGIGFLPIYVAEDDVAKGKLWPMLHADFEPFYDIFLLARSQPARDTATQLFWDEVIRRIRAQHRS
- a CDS encoding sterol desaturase family protein, translated to MDGVRVGKRLIGTQAPVTVGWENIPRVEGGPVKQFVFTWFQPTMLFALIAFWYYAPNSIAKASTAVGIGIGFKVLLLALEWVNPRYESWRLTWKELATDLFYVGLGYTLLNLIESYIGSDAVIEAVQHGFNWDKLAWFLGLPLLVQAFLISFSFDFGQYWMHRGMHNWYPLWLPHSVHHYITQLNINKGAVGNPVELFLIGLGIGGFFDFLPRAALLAGAIGLAVGTYQHINVRFNTPRWWRFLFNTTEHHSLHHSQDYEATRSNYSGTYIFIDRMFGTCVDGEAELLGMEGGRRMSIREQMTHPFTEGWKTIRERFGRPSAVPAE